The genomic region TTAGCAGCTGCCAATGCTGAACTTATTCCTGCAGGCCCTCCTCCAATTATTAAAATATCATAGTTTTTCAATTAAATCACCCTTTGGTAGTTGTTTTCTAACTTGTATACCTTCTTTAACTGGAGTTATACAAATTCTTGTATTTGGAACACCGTCAACTTCCATTAAACATGAAGAACAATGACCTATAGCACAAAACAGTCCTCTTGGTCTTCCAGTTTTTAATCCTTCTCTATATTCCCAAATTCCAAGTGCATGCAATGCTGCGGCTATAGTTTCTCCTTCATATCCCCAAACTTCCTGATTTTCAAAAAAAAACTTTACTTTTTTTCCTTTTTTAAAATCTAAAATTGGATGTTCTTGAATTCTCAATATATCCCCCCCTATGAAAAAAGTTTCATTAGTATTATACAATATATGTTAACATATATAAACTAAAAAAGACATTATTTTTACTTAGTATTACGAATTAATTAACCGTAATTTCTTATAACTCATTATTTTCAAACAGGAAAACTTTTATTAATTTATATAGATTTTCATCTTTTTAAAATCATATGTTATAATTAAAATAAATTTAAATTAGAATGTAGGGAAATATATGGATTACATAGGTATAGTCTTTAATTATATAAAAAAATTGGAATATGATCATACTCATGATATTGGGCATATTTTAAGAGTGACCAAAACCTCTGAACTCATTGCTATTAAAGAAAATGCAGATGTTGAAGTTGTAGTTTTATCAGCTCTTTTGCATGATATAGCACGACCAGATGAATTAAAAGGAATAATAAAGGATCATGCTTTAGAGGGGGCGGTAAGAGCCGAAGCTTATCTGAAAAGCATTAATTACTCAAAATACAAAGATGTTTCGTATTGTATTAAAACGCATAGATTTAGCAATAATATAATTCCAAAAACATTAGAAGCTAAAATTTTACAAGATGCAGATAAATTAGATGCGTTAGGATATATTGGAATTTCCAGGGTTTTTATGCATAGAAATGGTGGCAACCTAGACGAAAGAATTAAACATTTTTATGAAAAAATTTTAAAATTAAAAGATTTAATGTATACAGATACTGCAAAAAAGCTTGCGAATGAAAAAGCAAAAATTGTAGAAAGTTTTGTTAATGGTTTGGAAAAAGAATTATATTATGAGGTGTATCATGGAAAAGAAAAATAAGATATTAAGAATATTAATGGATTCTGA from Marinitoga aeolica harbors:
- a CDS encoding HD domain-containing protein, translating into MDYIGIVFNYIKKLEYDHTHDIGHILRVTKTSELIAIKENADVEVVVLSALLHDIARPDELKGIIKDHALEGAVRAEAYLKSINYSKYKDVSYCIKTHRFSNNIIPKTLEAKILQDADKLDALGYIGISRVFMHRNGGNLDERIKHFYEKILKLKDLMYTDTAKKLANEKAKIVESFVNGLEKELYYEVYHGKEK
- a CDS encoding (2Fe-2S)-binding protein, with protein sequence MRIQEHPILDFKKGKKVKFFFENQEVWGYEGETIAAALHALGIWEYREGLKTGRPRGLFCAIGHCSSCLMEVDGVPNTRICITPVKEGIQVRKQLPKGDLIEKL